A genomic window from Chitinophaga pollutisoli includes:
- a CDS encoding YceI family protein, giving the protein MTSRIWLLLPLAAAACQQAPKADKAAVSEPQAVMTPSDGHTLRLDTAACTLIWIGTKPTGEHKGSFQFQGGEIFVNDSTVTGGNFTINITSLRNLDLHAQPDMKRQLEDELKGGNFFDAGQYPTAKFEVTEVTPYHPAATDNSVLLKDATHMIRGNLTMKNATKNITFPAKIVMENGKVRAAANFNIDRTQWGMTYRADKSLQDKLINSVVNIQFELITR; this is encoded by the coding sequence ATGACATCACGGATATGGCTACTCCTGCCCCTTGCCGCCGCGGCCTGCCAGCAGGCGCCGAAAGCGGACAAAGCCGCCGTTTCGGAGCCACAGGCGGTTATGACACCCTCTGACGGGCATACGCTCCGGCTCGACACGGCCGCCTGCACGCTGATTTGGATCGGCACCAAACCTACCGGCGAGCATAAAGGATCTTTCCAGTTTCAGGGCGGGGAGATATTCGTGAATGACAGTACCGTTACCGGCGGCAATTTTACCATCAACATCACCAGCCTCCGCAACCTAGACCTCCATGCCCAGCCGGATATGAAACGGCAGCTGGAAGACGAGCTTAAAGGCGGCAACTTCTTCGACGCGGGGCAATATCCCACGGCGAAGTTCGAAGTAACGGAAGTGACGCCCTATCATCCCGCGGCTACGGACAATTCGGTATTGCTGAAAGACGCGACCCACATGATCCGGGGCAATCTGACTATGAAAAACGCTACGAAGAACATCACTTTCCCCGCCAAAATTGTGATGGAGAACGGGAAAGTGAGGGCCGCGGCCAATTTCAACATTGACCGCACGCAATGGGGCATGACCTACCGGGCCGATAAGTCGTTGCAGGACAAGTTGATTAATTCCGTCGTCAACATTCAGTTTGAATTGATTACCCGATGA
- a CDS encoding 2TM domain-containing protein: MENQQQRDNRLWRIAKARAAFRTHLSAYLIVNGFLWAIWYLTSDKGNDTPWPVWPMLGWGLALAFNYYFAFESDPFRDTMREYDKLQQEKQQRGL; this comes from the coding sequence ATGGAAAATCAGCAACAACGGGACAATCGTCTCTGGCGCATCGCCAAAGCCCGCGCAGCCTTCCGCACCCATTTATCGGCATACCTTATTGTCAACGGGTTCCTATGGGCCATCTGGTACCTGACTTCCGACAAGGGGAACGATACGCCGTGGCCTGTCTGGCCGATGTTGGGCTGGGGTCTTGCCCTGGCATTCAATTACTACTTTGCATTTGAATCCGATCCTTTCCGCGACACGATGCGTGAGTACGACAAACTGCAGCAGGAGAAGCAGCAGCGCGGTCTCTGA
- a CDS encoding long-chain fatty acid--CoA ligase: MHQPIRLFDVLAHQLEHFPKPDMLAAREEGVWKTYATAEVAALTARFAAGFLEMGVGGEPPGLEEQHKIAIISANRPEWIFTDLACQQAGAVLVPIYPTISAAELTFILNDSGARLLFVDDAEMYDKVKVLRHEVPLLSEIFSFDRIPGVRHWMDVPAAATPASETRLTDVRGTITPDTLATIIYTSGTTGTPKGVMLTHGNIMSNVEGCLPILPVDEHSRALSFLPLNHIFERMVTYVYFTAGVSVYYAESLETIADNLREVQPGIFTTVPRVLEKLFEKIMARGHALSGFQRAIFFWALRVGSQYEINKPLSPWYRLELTLANRLVFNKWREALGGKIRCIVTGAAACQIRLLKLFTAAGLPVLEGYGLTETSPVISVNGKAPRDRMFGTVGPVIANVEVKLADDGEILVRGPSVTSGYYKRPDLTAEAFRDGWFHTGDIGVMLFQKYLKITDRKKELFKTSGGKFVAPQPIENKFRESPFIEQIMVVGADRKYTSALIVPNFENLRAWARDQGVDYPSNETGLKDPKVKALYREAVNRYNQYFNHIEQIKKFELMPREWTIDGGEMTPTLKLKRRVIQEKYRDSIERLYA; the protein is encoded by the coding sequence ATGCACCAACCCATTCGCCTTTTCGATGTGCTTGCGCACCAGCTGGAACATTTTCCCAAGCCAGACATGCTGGCCGCGCGGGAGGAAGGCGTATGGAAAACATACGCTACGGCTGAGGTAGCTGCGCTTACGGCGCGGTTTGCCGCGGGATTCCTGGAGATGGGCGTTGGCGGCGAGCCGCCGGGTCTGGAGGAGCAACACAAGATCGCCATCATCAGCGCCAACCGGCCGGAGTGGATTTTTACCGATCTGGCCTGCCAGCAGGCGGGCGCCGTGCTTGTTCCTATCTATCCCACCATCAGCGCGGCGGAGCTCACATTCATCCTCAATGATTCCGGCGCGCGGCTCCTGTTTGTGGACGATGCGGAGATGTATGATAAGGTGAAGGTCCTCCGCCACGAAGTTCCCCTTCTTTCCGAAATATTCTCCTTCGACCGCATCCCGGGCGTCCGCCACTGGATGGACGTTCCAGCCGCTGCCACGCCCGCATCGGAAACACGGCTCACCGACGTCCGCGGCACCATTACCCCCGATACGCTGGCCACGATTATTTACACATCCGGTACTACGGGCACGCCCAAGGGCGTGATGCTCACGCATGGCAACATCATGAGCAACGTAGAGGGCTGTCTGCCGATATTACCGGTGGATGAGCACAGCCGGGCGCTGAGCTTTCTGCCGCTCAACCATATTTTCGAGCGGATGGTGACGTATGTGTATTTCACGGCGGGGGTATCCGTTTACTACGCCGAAAGCCTGGAAACCATCGCAGATAATCTCCGCGAGGTGCAGCCGGGTATTTTCACTACCGTGCCGCGGGTTTTGGAAAAGCTGTTCGAGAAAATAATGGCGCGGGGGCACGCGCTCTCCGGTTTCCAGCGGGCGATCTTCTTTTGGGCATTGCGGGTGGGTTCACAATACGAGATTAACAAACCGCTATCGCCCTGGTACCGGCTGGAGCTGACGCTGGCCAACCGGCTTGTTTTTAATAAATGGCGCGAAGCGCTGGGCGGGAAGATCCGCTGTATCGTGACTGGCGCGGCCGCCTGCCAGATCCGGTTACTGAAGCTCTTCACCGCCGCGGGGCTCCCGGTGCTGGAAGGGTATGGGTTAACGGAAACCTCGCCCGTGATCAGCGTTAACGGCAAAGCGCCACGCGACAGGATGTTCGGGACCGTGGGGCCGGTGATTGCCAACGTGGAAGTGAAGCTGGCGGATGATGGGGAAATCCTCGTCCGGGGGCCGAGCGTAACATCCGGCTATTACAAACGGCCCGACCTCACCGCAGAGGCATTCCGGGACGGATGGTTCCACACAGGCGACATCGGCGTGATGCTGTTCCAAAAATACCTGAAGATCACCGACCGCAAAAAGGAGTTATTCAAGACCTCGGGCGGCAAATTCGTGGCGCCGCAACCCATTGAGAACAAGTTCCGGGAATCACCCTTCATAGAGCAGATCATGGTGGTGGGGGCCGACAGGAAGTACACCAGCGCATTGATTGTCCCCAATTTTGAAAATTTGCGCGCATGGGCGAGAGACCAAGGGGTGGATTACCCTTCCAATGAAACGGGACTGAAAGACCCGAAGGTGAAGGCCCTGTACCGGGAGGCCGTGAACCGTTACAACCAGTATTTCAATCACATAGAGCAGATCAAGAAATTTGAGCTGATGCCCCGCGAATGGACGATCGACGGCGGCGAGATGACACCCACCCTGAAACTGAAGCGCCGCGTCATCCAGGAAAAGTACCGGGATTCAATAGAACGGCTCTACGCCTGA
- a CDS encoding DUF6597 domain-containing transcriptional factor — MEYIKKKPHNDLNPFIHFYWELKGNKVERQWERVFPDGCAGVLINLGNTCVTDNGSFSLDFGKTYVVGAMNSFKDSFINDDTHLLGVCLKPATFANFYAYASQNELTNDTIEFEKSNSFNIDKIFDSPFDYLNQFFSTD; from the coding sequence ATGGAATACATAAAGAAAAAGCCTCACAATGACTTAAATCCATTCATCCATTTCTATTGGGAATTAAAAGGAAATAAAGTTGAAAGACAGTGGGAACGAGTTTTTCCGGACGGTTGCGCAGGCGTATTAATAAATTTAGGAAATACCTGCGTGACCGACAACGGTTCATTTTCTTTGGATTTCGGGAAAACTTATGTGGTGGGTGCGATGAATTCATTTAAAGACAGCTTTATCAATGATGATACGCATCTATTGGGAGTATGTTTAAAACCTGCAACTTTTGCAAATTTTTATGCTTATGCCTCGCAAAATGAATTGACAAACGATACAATTGAGTTTGAAAAATCCAATTCATTCAATATCGATAAAATCTTTGACAGCCCGTTTGACTATCTTAACCAATTTTTTTCGACAGATTGA
- a CDS encoding helix-turn-helix transcriptional regulator, with product MAKRHFTTVRQLERNFKKFIGLSPKEYSNIIRFQNALATIKNSDENRSLIDIAFECGYYDHSHLTNEIRRNTGLSPSQF from the coding sequence TTGGCAAAACGCCATTTCACGACCGTAAGACAGTTAGAGCGCAATTTTAAAAAGTTCATTGGACTATCCCCAAAGGAATATTCAAATATTATTCGCTTTCAAAATGCTTTGGCCACAATTAAAAATTCAGATGAAAATCGGAGTTTAATTGATATTGCTTTTGAATGTGGCTACTATGACCATTCGCATCTTACCAATGAAATCAGACGAAACACAGGACTATCGCCATCACAATTCTAA
- a CDS encoding dihydrofolate reductase family protein yields the protein MKMREISLFIAMSLDGYIAKPNDDLSFLKLVEKAGEDYGYEEFTDTIDVLIVGRKTYDYVLKNVGLSHYDNGKRDVYVITRTERPQAGRTTFYTGSLLELVRRLKSEKGKNIYCDGGAEVINELLKYDLIDNFIISIIPVLLGNGTRLFKDSRPEQTLDFVEVKTYETGLTQLHYKRKK from the coding sequence ATGAAAATGCGAGAAATATCACTTTTCATTGCAATGAGCCTGGACGGTTATATTGCAAAACCTAATGACGACCTTTCGTTCTTGAAACTCGTTGAAAAAGCAGGAGAAGACTATGGTTATGAAGAATTTACAGATACAATTGACGTATTGATTGTTGGTAGAAAAACCTACGATTACGTACTTAAAAACGTCGGTTTATCTCATTACGACAATGGAAAACGGGATGTTTATGTCATTACAAGAACGGAAAGACCACAAGCAGGTAGAACAACTTTTTATACAGGGAGCTTGCTTGAATTAGTTAGACGGCTGAAATCCGAAAAAGGTAAAAATATATATTGTGACGGAGGAGCGGAAGTAATAAATGAATTATTGAAGTACGATTTGATAGACAATTTTATCATTTCGATAATCCCCGTTTTATTGGGTAATGGAACCAGACTTTTTAAAGACAGCAGACCAGAACAAACACTTGACTTTGTAGAAGTCAAAACGTATGAAACAGGATTGACACAATTGCATTACAAACGAAAAAAGTAA
- a CDS encoding VOC family protein, giving the protein MKPGISVLTICVSDLERSFRFYHEGLGLPSAGMIGQEFEHGAVAFFDLQGGLKLAIWPRKSLSEDCGLPEQAPSSMEFTIGHNVNSREEVDKVIQQAEAAGARVVKPAQETFWGGYSGYFMDLDGHLWEVVYNPGLLPGE; this is encoded by the coding sequence ATGAAACCAGGTATTTCAGTTCTTACCATTTGCGTCAGCGACCTCGAGCGGTCGTTTAGGTTTTATCATGAAGGTTTGGGGTTGCCGTCGGCGGGGATGATAGGTCAGGAGTTCGAGCATGGCGCAGTGGCGTTTTTCGATCTGCAGGGAGGTTTGAAGCTGGCGATCTGGCCCAGGAAGAGTTTGTCGGAGGATTGCGGTTTGCCGGAGCAGGCGCCATCTTCCATGGAGTTCACGATCGGGCATAATGTTAACTCACGTGAGGAGGTGGATAAAGTGATACAGCAAGCGGAGGCCGCGGGCGCGAGGGTGGTTAAGCCGGCGCAGGAAACGTTCTGGGGTGGTTATTCCGGCTACTTCATGGATTTGGATGGGCACCTGTGGGAGGTGGTGTATAATCCGGGGTTGCTGCCGGGGGAGTGA
- a CDS encoding multiheme c-type cytochrome, protein MNKRQILFMLCIAVAVGLLSRCSNRSAAAADPRGNAFADAASCAQCHKAVYDSYASTAHAHSSAVAGGGTVKGNFNAPGNVFHFAGRADVVMEKQGEELFQKVMVDGKEAARYPFDVVFGSGRKAQTFLYWRNEQYFQLPISWFVPADGWANSPGFPADHPKFDRVIPSTCFGCHSSMVKVREEVKGVTITEKFAKREMIAGIDCQRCHGPAAAHVDFHTENPAAKEPHHITLMDTLSRIQRLDACALCHSGLKPLYKPAFTFKPGDKLSDFIIPTVPFPQKPTQLDVHGNQMQLLAASQCFLQSKTMNCSSCHNPHVTERTNMQTFSQRCMTCHEPESPQFCKHTGKPSAVLQQNCIDCHMPALPSGSITLLANRKESPTPDSVRTHLIAVYEELVKKMD, encoded by the coding sequence ATGAATAAACGCCAGATTTTGTTTATGCTATGCATCGCTGTTGCGGTGGGGCTTTTGTCGCGGTGCTCCAACCGGAGTGCTGCCGCTGCTGACCCACGGGGCAATGCGTTTGCGGATGCGGCATCGTGTGCGCAATGCCACAAGGCAGTTTATGATAGTTATGCTTCCACGGCGCATGCGCATTCGTCCGCGGTGGCGGGAGGGGGTACGGTAAAGGGGAATTTTAATGCGCCGGGCAATGTGTTTCACTTTGCGGGCAGGGCGGATGTGGTGATGGAGAAGCAGGGGGAGGAATTATTTCAGAAGGTGATGGTGGATGGGAAAGAAGCGGCGCGGTACCCGTTTGACGTGGTGTTCGGCTCTGGGCGGAAGGCGCAGACTTTTTTATACTGGCGGAATGAACAATATTTCCAGTTGCCAATATCCTGGTTCGTGCCGGCGGATGGCTGGGCGAACAGTCCGGGTTTCCCGGCGGACCATCCTAAGTTCGACCGGGTGATTCCCAGCACCTGTTTCGGTTGTCATAGTTCGATGGTGAAGGTGCGGGAAGAAGTGAAAGGAGTAACCATCACCGAGAAGTTCGCGAAGCGTGAGATGATCGCGGGGATCGATTGCCAGCGGTGTCACGGTCCCGCAGCGGCGCACGTCGATTTTCATACGGAAAACCCTGCTGCAAAGGAGCCTCATCACATCACCCTGATGGATACGCTCAGCCGTATTCAGCGCCTGGATGCCTGCGCGCTTTGCCATTCCGGCCTGAAGCCTTTATACAAACCTGCTTTCACATTCAAGCCCGGGGATAAGCTGTCCGACTTCATCATCCCGACGGTTCCTTTTCCGCAGAAGCCCACCCAGCTGGACGTTCACGGTAACCAGATGCAGTTGCTGGCCGCCAGCCAGTGTTTCCTGCAAAGCAAAACGATGAATTGCTCATCCTGCCACAACCCCCACGTGACGGAGCGCACCAATATGCAGACGTTCTCGCAGCGCTGCATGACCTGCCACGAGCCTGAATCTCCGCAATTCTGCAAGCATACGGGCAAGCCATCGGCGGTCCTGCAACAGAATTGTATCGATTGTCACATGCCTGCATTGCCATCGGGTTCCATCACGCTGCTGGCCAACAGGAAGGAAAGCCCTACCCCGGATTCGGTGCGGACGCATTTGATTGCGGTGTATGAGGAATTGGTGAAGAAGATGGATTGA
- a CDS encoding Crp/Fnr family transcriptional regulator yields the protein MEQIRQYFHQFTPLSDADWLYFSSRLIPESFPKKSLVLCAGQTENYLSFIAEGLVRFFIPGDEENDVTFSFSFAGDFVSAYDSFLTRQPSTYHVETLTDTVLLRVSYTDLQDIYQNTAAGNIIGRHAGEGLYLTLLRREISLLHETAEQRYVKLLTDQPKLIREIPLKYIASYIGITPQALSRIRKRIAGIS from the coding sequence ATGGAACAGATCCGACAATACTTCCATCAATTCACGCCGCTGTCGGATGCGGACTGGCTTTACTTTTCCTCGCGGCTGATACCTGAATCCTTCCCGAAGAAATCCCTCGTCCTGTGCGCCGGACAAACCGAAAATTACCTTTCATTTATCGCGGAAGGGCTCGTGCGTTTCTTCATTCCCGGCGATGAAGAAAACGACGTCACATTCAGCTTCTCCTTTGCCGGAGACTTCGTATCCGCCTACGATTCATTCCTCACCCGCCAACCTTCCACCTACCACGTTGAAACGTTGACCGACACTGTGCTGCTGCGCGTGTCTTACACCGATCTCCAGGATATTTACCAAAACACCGCCGCGGGTAATATCATTGGCCGGCATGCCGGGGAAGGCCTCTATCTCACGCTGCTGCGCCGCGAGATCTCCCTTCTCCACGAAACGGCGGAACAACGGTACGTCAAGCTGCTGACGGATCAGCCCAAGCTCATTCGCGAAATCCCGCTCAAATACATCGCCTCTTATATCGGCATCACGCCGCAGGCGCTCAGCAGGATCCGCAAACGCATTGCAGGCATTTCTTAA
- a CDS encoding thioredoxin family protein — MKQFLLIMMAVIAFGAASAQHKSLDSIYNPSADARADLKAALQKASLEKKHVLLQVGGNWCIWCKRLYKFVNDHPELAQAQENNYVVYHLNYSKENKNLDILKELGFPQRFGFPVLVILDAKGNRLHTQNTGILESADSYDEKKILDMLRQWAPSALNPALYTK, encoded by the coding sequence ATGAAACAATTCTTACTGATTATGATGGCCGTTATCGCTTTTGGTGCGGCATCGGCGCAACATAAAAGCCTCGATAGTATTTACAATCCTTCGGCAGACGCGCGTGCGGATTTGAAAGCCGCGCTGCAAAAAGCTTCGCTGGAAAAAAAGCACGTGCTGTTGCAGGTCGGCGGCAACTGGTGCATTTGGTGCAAGCGGTTGTATAAATTCGTGAACGATCACCCCGAGCTCGCCCAGGCGCAGGAAAACAACTACGTCGTGTATCACCTCAATTACAGCAAGGAGAATAAGAACCTTGATATCCTCAAAGAGCTTGGCTTTCCGCAGCGCTTCGGCTTCCCGGTGCTTGTGATCCTCGATGCCAAAGGCAACCGCCTGCATACGCAGAACACGGGCATCCTCGAATCCGCCGATTCCTATGATGAGAAGAAGATCCTCGACATGCTGCGCCAGTGGGCGCCTTCCGCCTTAAATCCCGCCCTTTACACCAAGTGA